In Ornithodoros turicata isolate Travis chromosome 1, ASM3712646v1, whole genome shotgun sequence, the DNA window TTTGCCacattttgtgtatttttgaACTTGTGCTGTATGCACCGATCTTTTTGTGTTCCAAAATTAATATTGGGAATATACATTGATAGCTTTGTTTCTGGAACTTACATCATTCGACAGGGCATTCATTTGCCTACAGTTTGTCATTGGATACAATTCTGTCCATGCTTTCACTTTCAGGAGTCGAGTGGACCGAAGGCGAGACGAAGTTCCTGCTGGACAAGTATGCGGCGTACCTCCAAATGATTGGACCTCTAAAACAGTTCGAAAACAGAAGGGTAATGTTCACGCAGATATCGGACGACATCCGCGATACATTAGGCACAGAGAAGAACCACATCCAGTGCGAAAATCGCATAAAGACGGTACTGCGACGGAAGAAGCCCACCACGGGGAATAATTTCCGACCAGGAGCTCCGCCGCGCCCAGATCCGTACGAGGAAGAGTCTAGGGCCATCGCGTTGAAGGACAACGGTGCACACCCGGAACTCCTATGCAATGCCTCTTTTATCGCATTCAGGGGTGCATCAACCGTGCCCCTTGCCTTCCAACAAACTGCGACACCGGCCCCTGAGGATGGAACTCCAGCTGCGACACCACGGGGGTCAACAAGTGACGAAACGTTAGTACCACGAcccactacaggttttcccggcgattttaatctaagttccagctaaattaatccatgccccataaagtttgcatggcacgtggattaatttcgatggcacttggattaaaatcaccgggaaaccctgtagattataacgaccgtgtCTAATCAACTTGTTAATGCATGTACACTTTGCAGTGGACAGCGAGACAGTGATGCAGACGACGCGGCTGCAGTTTCGGGGCCTCGAAGCCGCAGCCGATGGCAAGGCACGGTCCAAATGCAAGACATGAACTTCTTCTTGGAGAAGTTCGAGGAGATTGAAGAGAAGAGGGCAAAGAGGAGAGATGAGCGTgaagagaggaggaaaaaggaAATGGAGCAGAGAGAGAGGAGAAGAGAAGAGAGGCATCAGGAAAAGCTCGAAATGATGCGGAGAATCCTCGAAGCGTGCAAGAATGATAACTGAACTGAGCGCTCTGCTTTCATTTTGTGTTAGCTGTGAAACAAATTTTTTATCAACCATCTCCACGAATAGTAGAACAATTTTCAGTCATCATTTCTTTTTTCAACCCTGTCACATAGTAAAATACCATCGAAGCTTTTAGCCTTACCCATAATTTTTTATCTGGCACATGAATTTCGTGTCCACAAGAGCACCTTCTTTGAGAACTGAAAACTGGGCTAGTTTATTGAAATCACCCATGTTGTCGGCAGACTAAACGCAGAaacgacacaaacacatgaACTTCCTTCGAACAAACTATTGATTACAGAAGTGACAGCAAACTTTTTCTCTGAACCGGATTTCTACATCTGACAAAAAAAGCCGAAGGAAAgccgatactttttttttcctgtgttagcaccgcgaagcaactgtggctatgagcagcgcacagatgtgggcagatggagagaggacagcaggaaggagtgtgtgtgggggggggggcgttagtatgcatcctgggccgacttcagggtaacagtgctgacattcgtctggaaagtcctcgATGAGCACACCTCAGAAGGAAAACGAATGTAGCAAAGTGCTGTCTTCTTCGACTGACAGTGCCTTATTCCGTACTTGTCGTCTAGGCGAGAAACTGCATGGTTTGACTGTGCTCTCACGCATGAGCCCATCGTTCCTGACGGTAATGCATAGTTTGCATGGAGCAGCCTAGGTAAttgcaaaagggcaagggtgcaggccagctggtacatggtgaaaaaatttggaacccgaggtTCCAAAATTTTTTCAGCCTAGGTAGTTCGTTCATTAGCGCAGTAAAACCGCGATCCTCGACGGTTGTGTACGGCTGTGCTTACTGTGTACTGACAACAAAAGGAGCAAATGCGGGTAAGAGATATGGACGTAACATGCACTGGACGTCCGTATTCACAagtgtcgtctggcaacaatgacgtTACTGTACTCGTGCTAAGTCTACACCCATCCGTGCGCTCCGGGATCGTTAATAAACTACAGCCCAAATTTTTCACCATggcaaataaacaaaaacaaaaaatatatatatgaaagAAACATTGGACGAGTTATCgctaagcgcattcttttcacttgcactggatgCACCaccttggactccacgcaagacgggtcttcgggagctgcactttacaGCTGTTaagaactttattagtaatggcaaaagggcaggcggtgcaggccagctggtacatggtgaaaaaatttggaacccgagaaaaggacagAGGAGGGGCGACACGTActttcgagaacgtgtcgtgtcgtccctcctctgtccttttctcgggttccaaattttattagtaatgcctttcttttcaacaggaaagtgcagcacgcaaataacccagttcagatctggtgcaggaggtgcaagcgaaaagaatgcaacTACTATCATTTTTGTCTACTGCCACCGCTATCACCATCGTGATCAGCATCACGGATAGCGGTGTTTATAACGCGTGGCTTTGTAATGGATCTATACAGCTGTTCCCGCAGTTCCTGCCTTTCGTGTGGGATAATTAATGACTAATTTACAGTAATTTACTTCTCACTATGCGCGTGGTAAGCAGTTTATGCTGTACTTTAATTTGCATGTCAAAGTAAACAATCTATACCAGGGCGATCGCGCTCAATCAGGGAGTGCGGTTGCTTACCTTGACAGCACATCTCTTTGGGCTTGTTTATGTCGTTTACGGTCACTTACTCGCGgtatatttgtttctttaatgaacCACGTGTTACTAAAGTTATTCGCGCAAACTTGAGGAGGTTAATCATGTGTGTGCAGCGCGGGTAACACCATTTCAAGATAGCACAAAATATGTTCACATTTTTCGAAGTGAGACTAACATATTTTATGTACCTTTCATTAGGAACAGCAATGGCAACAGTGAAAAGAATATCTATCAAGGAGGAACCCTCTAGCGCCGGCTTCCCGTTTATGGAACACCGCGAAAACGCTGAACAACTTGCAGGAGGCAACTCGACAGGTGAAGAACAACTTtacttgatgatgatgacgatcgGAGAGTTTCAGGCGAAGAAGAAGTTGTACAGTGTGACATGGGATCTGGCTCTCTCATAGAGCAACTAGAAAGAGTCCGACTTCTGAGCTACACACATGTCCATGTCCATGTCCACACATGTCCATGAGTGATACTCTTCGAAAACTCTGAGGCTACCACTGGAGAAGCAGCCCAGGGATACGTGCAGTGTTATCTCACCTAACATACGTAATCAGAGCATGTGTACATGACAAGCCTTGAACTCGATGACCTGCGTAGCTGTTACTCTCAAGTAGTACCTAACTTACAAGTAGCCTGCAGTAGTCATAGTTACTTTTCTGCAAAAGTatcttgtaactgtaactagttaacaCTTTTGTTTACGGTGGCTGTACTCAATTCGTGAAAAAGTGCAAGGAGCAGCGTAAAAGCGTTCAAACGTCTTGCATGACAGGTGGCGCTCTCTGTGCAAAGTGCACTGAGCTGAACCGAATAGAAAAGCGCAAGCCGCTGACTGTTTGCCGCAGACGTCTGCACTGTATCCCAATTTTCTGAGCATTTGTTGTCTGTAAATTGATTAGAGGAGTAAAAACAGGCCCATCATAACTAAATAGGTCGCCAGCATGCTCGAGATTGATCATAAATAgtgcctgaagttttcgggaaatatttttctaaattcggtGGGCAAGAATCGTGTAGATAAATATGTTTcttaaattcatgcgaattcaggTGGAAAAGCCTCCAGTGTGCTAAATATGGTTACAAAtatggctcagttactcaaactaaatatatatatacttgtttggtacaaacggtgatgtaactgcgtttggctgccaaacaagttagtgtgcatccctacagacatctcagaaaatggggtttcaccctaaagaggcaaccttcaattcgggaaaagatcgggttaaaccctgaaacttcaggctctaatgatAATACATTGCCAAATCGGGCAAATCgagtgctatttacacacgagaatttGGGAAGAAATTGGGTTCTACGATCTCTGTTTCATATGTCATCAGGGAATTTTTTGGTGAAACgaaaggcgtatgccttttttttttactattatgaacagtgtcacaaaaaagacgtatgtcttccgttttcaacaaatcagggcacataacgatatcattcaagatgatggttgcatgctatgaggtgaagttaatttctaagagCGTGGGACAAGAAACATGAATCGTTATATTTCTtctcggaactggggcagtgaatgaccgtggtctccacaaaagctcgtcttttgTCTCCTGCAagaggggattataaaaggaggacaaataggttgtcacaaatagctgtctttgctgatattatgattcacttttccgacggtttacttagaacgacaagttgaaggactgcaacgatttcgggtagatatcgggttttacccgaattcttgaaaacttgttcgggggggggggaactatcgtgaaaaatcgggtttaaccctgaAACGAAGAACCCTGTCTATTCAGTAttcacgtcgtctgctccacgtcGCACGGATGTCTGAGAGTAGTGCAGCATTTTCGTGAACTCGCGCTTCTCTCCCATGGCAGTCTTTCCAGTCAAACGGTCCAGTGTGGTGCAAGGGCTGCACTTCCGCTGAATCGAATGCGGGAACTTGCACCGTTTGCACTAGTTCACAAAGTGCAGCCCAAAACAGAGTCAGCTAGTAACTGCCCTAGGTTACTCAGGCATTGCAATGTTTTCCACCTGTCTGTTCTCCAGCATTGTTTCGTCAGGTCCTCAAACATCCTGATGTTTTTTCCGACCAGGAATTCAACAAATTGTGTCATGCTCGTACGCAGCCAGGACTGCCTTGGACTAAATCCCAATGAGCCATGAGGGCCCATGAGAAGTCCTCTGTTTATCACACGGTATAACGATGCCCGAACAGTACAAGTGCTCAAAGAATTTTCTTTAGAGTTCAGTTTGTCTTCGTTCCCTTAAAATGTAATTGCTGATTAACTTTAGCTACTTTAACGTGGTATTTGTAGCTGTAAGTAGTTACAGTTCAAAAATAGTAACTGTAACTCTGTTACCATTTCTGCAGGCTATCCGTAACAAAAAATGTAAcatagttacattttttttagtaGCTTACCCGCGACCAGCCGCTTGCGTGGTTGAATTGTACATCTGGGTGTGAGGCGTGCGTAGCAACTCACACCCGAATGATTTGAGTTTGTGATACGTGTGGAGACGCGGGAaaaatactttttctttctctcgaCATCATTAATTTCATTTTTATTGATGTCCCTAGATGCCACAATGGATTGGGGTGCTTCTGCTCATGGATCTAGCTCGTCATCATTATTGGGACATTATGGGAACTTCAGTGAGCTTACTACAAGTGGCCACCCAGGTGAGGAACTTAGGCCTAAATTTGTATGTGTCTCATCATTAGGGTGCGAAAATGTAGGCACTAAAAACAATCGAAATAGACAGGCAACTAGGCCCTCAAAAACAgcaaaataggcaataaaatacaaaaataggCCCGTTAATCTGGTACACTCTGGGTTTGCTAGTGCTTCAGATTGCCTCTATCGAGTAAAAAAGCCTATGGTTCTGTACAAGCTTTGACTTTTTGTACATGAATGCCGAGGTGGCGTAGAACCACGCGATATTGAATACTACTTTTAGTTCTCTGTCTTCAAATTTCTTGAAAGGCCAAGTAAGGCCAGATCTTTTGATCAGATATACATGAACACCTTCTAGCAAGCCAAGGTagcaatcaaaaaagaaaagaaaggacgAAAGGCGCAAACACGCTGAAACGAAAAGCGAAACGCAGCACTCAGCGCAAGACTGAAAGGCATACTTGCACTTGcatctctaaaaaaaaaaaagctcttttGGCGTCTAAAAATGTTCCAAAAGGCCACAATTCaatagagtcgataaaaaggTGGGAAACCCCCAAGATCTCGCctttaggcatttataggcaagtGCCTAAAATTCTGGGCACTGAAAGGCATACTTGCACTtgcatctttaaaaaaaagctcTTATGGCGTCTAAATATGTTCCAAAAGGCCAGAATTAaatagagtcgataaaaaggTGGGAAACCCCCAAGATCTCGCctttaggcatttataggcaaatgcctaaaattctGGGCACTGAAAGGCATACTTGCACTTGCATCTCTAAAAAAAAGCTCTTATGGCGTCTAAAAATGTTCCAAAAGGCCACAATCCAATAGAGTCGATGAAAAGGTGGGAAACCGCCAAGGTCTCGCctttaggcatttataggcaaatgcctaaaattctGGGCACTGAAAGGCATACTTGCACTTGCATCTCTAAAAAAAAGCTCTTATGGCGTCTAAAAATGTTCCAAAAGGCCACAATTCaatagagtcgataaaaaggTGGGAAACCCCCAAGGTCTCGCctttaggcatttataggcaaatgcctaaaattctGGGCACTGAAAGGCATACTTGCACTTGCATCTCTAAAAAAAAGCTCTTATGGCGTCTAAAAATGTTTCAAAAGGCCACAATTCaatagagtcgataaaaaggTGGGAAACCCCCAAGATCTCGCCTTTAGACATTTATAGGCAAGTGCCTAAAATTCTGGGCACTGAGAGGCATACTTGCACTTGCATCTCTAAAAAAAAGCTCTTATGGCGTCTAAAAATGTTCGAAAAGGCCACAATTCaatagagtcgataaaaaggTGGGAAACCCCCAAAATGTCGCctttaggcatttataggcaaatcCCTAAAATTCTGGGCCCTTCTCATCACACATGAAATCCATACATAAATTCATACCCTGGCAACCATACAGATCAACGTAAGCTGAACAGTATGAAATATACTGTTAAATTCTCGTTGTTTGCCAGCCCTTAATCTTAGGAAATTTTGCAAATtgaaaaatttgcattttttttaagGGCACATGAAAATGTCTAGCAAGATTTGACACTTTGTAAACTCTGTTGAAATTGTCATCTTCATCTTCGCGGTTGCTATCGCGGGTTACAGGTAAGCATTTCAGTGCAAGCATTTTTATATATCAAAAAGGTACGAGAGCATAGCATGATGTCATTTCCTCTccagtttattttttcctttcatcatcttcatcattTTTGCAGGTGAGTTCTGAGGCCAGGCGGATTATCCTTTCGAAGAGAATATCTATCTACAAAATGTCTAATGACCCAAAATTCACAAATAAACTCTTTAACCACTtcactatttaaaaaaaaatacagaattcCGTACACGAAACTGAtacttttttttcctcataGTATGTGGCTGTCTGTGGAAGCTAACACAAAAATTTCAGCTCTATCTAAAGTAATGGTGGATATATTACATTCAATGGTGGACATTATATACATTCACCAATCATTAACCACTTATACATAGAGAATGAAGTTTTGGGGTTCATCCCGATTCTTTCCCGAATTTGCACTCCGAATTGAAAGTttcctctttagggtgaaatccACTTTTTTTTCCAGCAAATTTCCCTCACAGTGACATCTGTCGGattgcacactaacttgtttggcagcaaatgcagttacgtcaccgtttgtaccaaacctgtACAGTTGGTTTGAGTAACCgaaccagatttctccccgaatttagcatactgggagtttttccacccaaatttgCAGGAATTAAgcaacatatttatttacccaatttttactccccccccccccgaatttagaaaaaatatttcctgaaaacttcaggctctatttatcaTCGATCTTGAGTGTACTAGCACTCAATCTTGTTAAGATGGGCCCGTGTTTACTCCTCTAATCAATTTATAGGCAATTATCGCTCAGAAAACTGGGATGCAGTGCACACATCTGTGACAAACTGTCCAAAGAGAcctttttccacccgaattcacaCGAATTTAGAGCGcgcgtttatttacccgatctTTACTCCCATGCATTTAGAGAAAAATATTCCCCGAAAGCTTCAGACTCTACTTATACAGTATTGGTTCATCGGAACATTTTGTTAAGACCTCATAGGGGCAATGGGGTGACATCTGACATGGTTCGAAGCCCTGTcccatctgtcaagctgtccgtCAAGAgtcactgtgcaaaatatttttgctatGAGGCGTATTGTTTttacaaatttacaaaaacatcATTTGCTCACTCTCCAATATGCTCTTTCCAAGAGTAGAGGATTCgtgactatccttgcgtttgctgaccaagagcgagggaggctccgtctcctggatgccggccaataggaggacgcagagggcaggcacttcccaagtcTCTGCTCTCGCCTCTCTCagattttttaaaggtgtgcggagCAGTGGCCTCTTCCACACGCTGCAGGGTCACCTGTACTCGTCGTTCTCTTgcgggagctcattttatttcaTTGCAGAACGTGCTGCAGCCAAAAACAAAGATTATTTtttggggtcacctcagtgttCCTTTAAGTataaatagggagtgacttCTTCGGggtaaacccgattccgcccggttatctCCCCCCGAACAGACCTCTGACCAATCCGGGTTGAATCCGATTTCTTTCCGGTTTCCAccgaagacgaacaaaggtcgccacgtgtaataCAGTGTAAGAATGGGTCGCTTACGCTCCCagaaatacacccatgtgtgtcagcactgtTTATGCCTTAGGGGATTAGCCCTGGTAGGTcacccaaaaaaagaaaaagaagagctaAAAAGAGTAGGAAGGGACTTGATAGACAGCAGGAGAAACAAAAATGCCCAATAAGACCCGCCTACACAGTTgttgcccgatttctccccgacttacagatttaaaaatagcgcccaaTTTTCCTCGTGCATCTGGgaaaaggcatttaacccgaaaaagtcactccctaagtatAAACCAAGGTCGAACATTTTAAGCCTAAAATGTTTGAAAATTAAtgcaatatttttatttttattttatttttagtgAGTCGAGTGGGTTCCATCGTCATCAAGGAAGAACCTCAAGACACTGTCCTTCCCGCCGCACTGGAAGACCATGCAAGTGGCGAAGAACTTATTACGGGAGACTGCACAGGTGGGAAATGTAGAGATTTTGTAGTAAGCTAGTACTGCGATTGCTATAAATTATGTCTGAGGGCATACTTGAAATTGTAAATTCATGATGAAACAAATGAGCTTTTGTTACTGGGTGTGAATCTAGTTGGAATCTCCGTCGCAGACTGTCTCTCACTCCACCCGCAGAAAAACACTGGGTCCGACCCTGGTTGTTACGTATTTGAGTTGGAAAAGTGCTCATCAACGTTTGTTGCATATTTGAAGTTCTTCAACGGTAACAGTGCTAGGGTGCAGGCAAGGtggtacattgtaaaatgaATATAGTGTGATAACCTTCGCCGTCAGGTTTGCCACTTAACGAAACAGGGATTCGGTCCTAATTTGTTGCGTTCAATGTTACTAGATTGTTTTCTGAGCAT includes these proteins:
- the LOC135378737 gene encoding uncharacterized protein LOC135378737; this translates as MLTLQPTFEFGCAVGLAAMARGFVYGKRKRKKRFMADLGRRGIRVRRSGKSSVEEATLVTSDSIRIKEELQDDDFSLLPENDEGREEPVGADYSETTTTTAAASDPFGIKMEACTTSCSFLPGKTEEFMADSCPAAMMAGNDSICIKEELHGTSSHVLPGENHGTSEELITGDCPGASSGEAEGSQSASTGGTAKRTVGVEWTEGETKFLLDKYAAYLQMIGPLKQFENRRVMFTQISDDIRDTLGTEKNHIQCENRIKTVLRRKKPTTGNNFRPGAPPRPDPYEEESRAIALKDNGAHPELLCNASFIAFRGASTVPLAFQQTATPAPEDGTPAATPRGSTSDETGQRDSDADDAAAVSGPRSRSRWQGTVQMQDMNFFLEKFEEIEEKRAKRRDEREERRKKEMEQRERRREERHQEKLEMMRRILEACKNDN